In the Diprion similis isolate iyDipSimi1 chromosome 2, iyDipSimi1.1, whole genome shotgun sequence genome, one interval contains:
- the LOC124416641 gene encoding kinesin-like protein KIF21A isoform X2, with protein sequence MMADDSSVRVAVRIRPQVAREVIDMCRVCTQVPPGEPQVFLGPDKAFTYDHVFDTGVGQNTIYEACVARLVDGALDGYNATVLAYGQTGSGKTYTMGTGFDVEVDDSVIGIIPRAITQLYNGILEKQERARERGQMPPEFKVTAQFLELYNEELKDLLEPGGPRGGARIHEDTTGSIHLTGVEPRIVTSPEDALECLRLGALSRTTGSTQMNTQSSRSHAIFTLHVKQQRCVKVEDPDADVDTSGTEPASEFETLTAKFHFVDLAGSERLKRTGATGERAKEGISINCGLLALGNVISALGDTTKKALHVPYRDSKLTRLLQDSLGGNSQTVMIACVSPSDRDFMETLSTLKYANRARNIKNKVTINQDKSSRTIASLRREIQQLQLELMEYRQGKRVVGEDGVNDAWHENQMLNSELTSLRTRVKALSETVEALTAKNALLLAEKAAGHWLASGGSGSDDVTSLVQGYLQEIEELRARLLEAEAMYQQLKKRQVQVNAANMYGEPSYVFHNDSSAVLAEAKKELQKEINTLAALKEQHTPNSNTSAKVEGEDGEQEENDNVHEFMSEDESDDDADRKEEDEEEEAMGRELEALTSDIDVKQRLIQELELSQRRLQTMKQHYEDKLNQLQARIKNTTEERDKVLSSLQQHPAPPTEKVKKLRDEYERKLSSMQKEMRLLQSAKKEHARLLRSQSQSENRLRGLRNELAEMKRAKVKLLNKMREEAQRHKENELRRNREIAQLRKESRKNANMIRNLEADKKMKEVVLRRKQEEVTALRKRDRGLSQKAAGRTAQKEKSPKALKQRWQTFERTITKQALAKQAAAETEREMERLLQEREELGRDLERLQKRRAVAAAANGDTADIDEEIDNVKSKISYLQDSIADCQRDMVEMGEVEGESEPGAEVLLATIKSVDEARYLLERMLAFTVEQSCMAAQRQSEVRDMETRLNQVSQESDVQHQLLEHVLRDRDLLSLTNNHQNNSSIYSPNSSRSSSPDNNDSYNQVISGTDDKQQKSNKVRRRTTQPQELLYGVAVGSDTTKADDDQNQNHNHPLTRVPSAPGSLKGLVLTRSQYGVGVIGGSPTLTRRDSTSPRPLRRPLHPGGGSMEQVGLTDVSSPPGSPTAYRRFNSREENVFSRLTASRQPLPSDPQPTRGVISQYQGKAQPRAILQCSHVAEGHSKAVLTICATNDRLFSGSKDRTVKVWDLETGLESLTLSGHPNNVVAVKYSVEHRLLFSISAAYVKVWDLRAGNSCIKTLFSSGQAQSGPLALSTPSRTLQLPVGETTINDVALSLDEKELYTATSDKVRIWDLRKLTYTGRLSTAHTAAVMCLAVASDGRVITGSKDHLIALVEPNTSGQSVSLAPPHYDGVQCLATYGSTLFSGSRDMCIKRWDLERMELVQSLNNAHKDWVLGLCTVNHGSVLISGCRGGLLRAWSVPRDQSGECSLLGEVRAHSSAINAVVTNQQHIFTASNSGEVKLWRIPDASLIMSVSTVSL encoded by the exons gatACGGCCTCAGGTTGCTCGTGAGGTTATAGACATGTGCAGAGTATGTACACAGGTACCGCCGGGAGAGCCGCAGGTTTTTCTTGGCCCGGACAAAGCTTTCACGTATGATCATGTTTTTGATACTGGTGTCGGACAAAATACCATATATGAGGCTTGTGTTGCACGTCTGGTGGACGGTGCTCTAGATGGCTACAACGCTACTGTTCTTGCTTATGGTCAAACTGGCTCTGGAAAAACCTACACCATGGGAACAGGTTTCGATGTCGAAGTAGACGACAGTGTGATCGGCATCATTCCTAGAGCCATTACACAGTTATACAATGGGATATTAGAAAAGCAAGAGCGTGCCAGAGAACGTGGGCAAATGCCACCAGAGTTtaag GTGACGGCACAATTTCTCGAATTATACAACGAAGAACTCAAGGATTTATTAGAGCCAGGTGGTCCAAGGGGAGGAGCTCGTATTCACGAAGACACTACAGGAAGTATTCATTTGACAGGTGTAGAGCCAAGAATTGTGACGAGTCCGGAAGATGCTTTGGAGTGTTTGCGACTTGGAGCTCTCTCTCGCACAACTGGCTCAACGCAAATGAATACACAGTCTTCAAGGTCCCATGCAATATTTACACTGCATGTCAAACAGCAACGTTGTGTAAAAGTTGAAGACCCTGATGCAGACGTTGACACTAGCGGCACCGAACCTGCTAGTGAGTTTGAAACACTAACTGCTAAGTTTCATTTTGTCGACTTGGCAGGGTCAGAAAGACTTAAACGAACTGGAGCTACCGGAGAAAGAGCTAAAGAAGGAATTTCTATCAATTGTGGCTTG TTGGCACTTGGTAATGTAATCTCAGCCCTTGGAGATACAACGAAAAAAGCCCTCCATGTTCCGTATCGAGATTCCAAGCTAACGAGGCTGCTGCAGGACTCGCTGGGTGGAAATAGCCAAACGGTTATGATAGCATGTGTCTCGCCCAGTGATCGTGATTTCATGGAAACACTGAGTACTTTGAAATATGCTAATAGAGCAAGAAACATAAAGAACAAAGTGACAATAAATCAAGACAAAAGTTCGCGAACAATTGCTTCTCTTCGCAGAGAAATACAGCAGCTACAACTTGAATTAATGGAGTACAGGCAGG GCAAGAGAGTGGTCGGTGAGGATGGTGTGAACGATGCTTGGCACGAGAATCAAATGCTGAACAGTGAATTGACCAGTCTTCGTACTAGAGTCAAAGCTCTTTCTGAAACTGTGGAAGCTCTTACAGCCAAGAATGCTCTTCTATTAGCAGAGAAAGCAGCAGGTCATTGGCTAGCATCCGGAGGAAGTGGCAGTGATGATGTGACCAGCTTAGTGCAAGGCTATTTGCAAGAAATAGAAGAACTGCGAGCTCGACTACTCGAAGCAGAGGCGATGTATCAGCAGTTGAAAAAACGACAAGTTCAG GTTAATGCAGCTAATATGTATGGTGAACCCTCCTATGTATTTCATAACGACTCTTCTGCTGTCCTGGCAGAAGCTAAGAAAGAACTTCAGAAAGAAATTAACACGTTGGCAGCATTAAAAGAGCAGCATACACCTAATTCTAACACTTCTGCAAAAGTAGAAGGAGAAGATGGAGAACAGGAGGAAAATGATAACGTTCACGAATTCATGAGCGAAGATGAATCTGATGACGATGCAGATCGAAAag aagaagatgaagaggaGGAAGCTATGGGGCGAGAGTTAGAAGCTCTGACGTCGGACATAGACGTTAAGCAGCGTTTAATTCAAGAATTGGAATTGTCGCAAAGAAGGCTGCAAACAATGAAACAACACTACGAAGACAAATTGAATCAATTGCAAGCACGTATTAAAAATACGACTGAAGAACGAGATAAAGTACTGTCATCTTTACAGCAACACCCTGCTCCGCCAACTgagaaagttaaaaaattacggGATGAGTACGAGCGAAAATTATCGTCAATGCAAAAAGAGATGCGATTACTTCAGTCAGCCAAAAAAGAACATGCCCGATTATTACGCAGTCAATCTCAAAGTGAGAACAGGCTTAGAGGATTGAGAAATGAGTTGGCAGAGATGAAGAGAGCAAAAGTTAAGCTACTGAACAAGATGAGAGAAGAGGCACAGAGGCATAAGGAGAATGAGTTGAGACGCAATAGAGAGATAGCTCAATTGCGTAAAGAAAGTCGTAAAAATGCGAATATGATTAGGAATTTAgaggcagataaaaaaatgaaagaagtaGTATTACGAAGAAAGCAGGAAGAGGTAACGGCACTCAGGAAACGAGATAGAGGTTTGAGTCAGAAGGCAGCTGGTAGGACAGCACAAAAAGAGAAGAGTCCAAAGGCCCTTAAACAAAGGTGGCAAACGTTTGAAAGAACTATTACAAAGCAGGCGTTGGCAAAGCAGGCTGCAGCTGAAACTGAAAGAGAAATGGAAAGGCTTTTACAGGAGCGAGAAGAATTAGGAAGGGATTTGGAAAGGCTTCAAAAACGGAgagctgttgctgctgctgcaaatGGTGACACCGCTGATATAGACGAAGAAATTGATAACGTTAAGAGTAAAATAAGTTACCTACAG GACAGTATAGCTGACTGTCAGCGTGATATGGTGGAAATGGGTGAAGTAGAAGGCGAGAGTGAGCCAGGGGCTGAGGTTCTGCTTGCCACGATCAAGTCAGTTGACGAAGCACGTTATCTATTAGAAAGAATGCTGGCATTTACTGTGGAACAAAGTTGTATGGCCGCACAGAGGCAATCAGAAGTCCGTGATATGGAAACTAGATTGAACCAAGTTTCGCAGGAAAGTGATGTGCAACATCAACTACTTGAACATGTGTTGAGAGATCGAGATTTACTTTCACTCACCAATAACCATCAAAATAATTCTTCTATCTATAGTCCCAATAGTTCAAGAAGTTCTTCGCCAGACAA CAATGACAGCTACAACCAAGTAATTTCTGGAACTGACGATAAACAACAGAAAAGCAACAAAGTTCGACGGAGGACCACACAGCCACAGGAGCTACTTTATGGCGTTGCAGTAGGTTCAGATACGACGAAAGCggatgacgatcaaaatcaaaaccaCAACCATCCACTCACAAGGGTACCCAGCGCTCCTGGCAGTCTAAA GGGTTTGGTATTGACTAGAAGTCAATACGGAGTTGGAGTCATTGGTGGCTCACCAACGTTAACTCGTCGTGATAGTACCTCGCCAAGGCCTCTGCGACGACCCCTCCATCCTGGGGGAGGCTCCAT GGAACAGGTTGGACTGACGGATGTATCATCACCACCTGGATCGCCGACTGCTTATCGTCGATTCAATAGTCGAgaagaaaatgtattttcaagGCTGACTGCCAGTAGGCAGCCATTGCCTTCTGACCCTCAACCTACTAGAGGAGTCATTTCCCAATATCAGGGAAAA GCGCAACCCAGAGCAATTTTGCAATGTAGTCATGTAGCAGAAGGACATAGCAAGGCTGTTCTTACTATTTGTGCTACTAATGATCGTCTTTTTAGCGGTTCCAAAG ATCGTACAGTGAAAGTTTGGGATCTGGAAACTGGGCTGGAAAGTCTCACACTGAGTGGTCATCCAAATAATGTTGTAGCGGTAAAATATTCTGTTGAACATCGCCTGCTTTTTAGTATATCAGCAGCATATGTAAAAGTCTGGGATTTACGAGCTGGAAACTCTTGTATCAAAACGCTGTTTTCATCCGGTCAAGCTCAGAGCGGCCCTTTGGCTCTATCAACACCATCTAGAACCCTTCAACTTCCTGTTGGGGAGACGACAATAAATGACGTGGCTCTAAGTCTTGACGAGAAAGAACTTTATACGGCAACTAGTGATAAAGTTAGAATATGGGACTTGCGCAAGTTAACTTACACTGGAAGACTGAGTACAGCTCACACTGCTGCAGTAATGTGTTTGGCAGTGGCTTCTGATGGCAGAGTAATTACTGGTAGCAAAGACCACCTTATAGCTCTCGTAGAGCCAAATACTTCTGGGCAATCTGTTAGCCTTGCACCGCCTCACTATGATGGTGTACAATGCCTGGCTACATATGGCTCAACCTTATTCTCTG GGTCCCGAGACATGTGTATTAAAAGATGGGATTTAGAAAGAATGGAATTAGTTCAATCGCTCAACAATGCTCACAAAGATTGGGTTCTTGGATTATGTACAGTAAACCATGGCTCGGTTCTAATTTCTGGGTGTCGCGGTGGTTTATTGAGAGCATGGTCAGTTCCTCGAGATCAATCTGGAGAATGCAGCCTTTTGGGAGAGGTTCGGGCTCATAGTTCTGCGATTAATGCAGTTGTCACGAATCAACAACACATATTCACGGCTAGCAA CTCTGGAGAAGTTAAGCTGTGGCGAATACCTGATGCCTCGCTTATTATGTCTGTGTCTACAGTATCGCTTTaa
- the LOC124416641 gene encoding kinesin-like protein KIF21A isoform X1: protein MMADDSSVRVAVRIRPQVAREVIDMCRVCTQVPPGEPQVFLGPDKAFTYDHVFDTGVGQNTIYEACVARLVDGALDGYNATVLAYGQTGSGKTYTMGTGFDVEVDDSVIGIIPRAITQLYNGILEKQERARERGQMPPEFKVTAQFLELYNEELKDLLEPGGPRGGARIHEDTTGSIHLTGVEPRIVTSPEDALECLRLGALSRTTGSTQMNTQSSRSHAIFTLHVKQQRCVKVEDPDADVDTSGTEPASEFETLTAKFHFVDLAGSERLKRTGATGERAKEGISINCGLLALGNVISALGDTTKKALHVPYRDSKLTRLLQDSLGGNSQTVMIACVSPSDRDFMETLSTLKYANRARNIKNKVTINQDKSSRTIASLRREIQQLQLELMEYRQGKRVVGEDGVNDAWHENQMLNSELTSLRTRVKALSETVEALTAKNALLLAEKAAGHWLASGGSGSDDVTSLVQGYLQEIEELRARLLEAEAMYQQLKKRQVQVNAANMYGEPSYVFHNDSSAVLAEAKKELQKEINTLAALKEQHTPNSNTSAKVEGEDGEQEENDNVHEFMSEDESDDDADRKEEDEEEEAMGRELEALTSDIDVKQRLIQELELSQRRLQTMKQHYEDKLNQLQARIKNTTEERDKVLSSLQQHPAPPTEKVKKLRDEYERKLSSMQKEMRLLQSAKKEHARLLRSQSQSENRLRGLRNELAEMKRAKVKLLNKMREEAQRHKENELRRNREIAQLRKESRKNANMIRNLEADKKMKEVVLRRKQEEVTALRKRDRGLSQKAAGRTAQKEKSPKALKQRWQTFERTITKQALAKQAAAETEREMERLLQEREELGRDLERLQKRRAVAAAANGDTADIDEEIDNVKSKISYLQDSIADCQRDMVEMGEVEGESEPGAEVLLATIKSVDEARYLLERMLAFTVEQSCMAAQRQSEVRDMETRLNQVSQESDVQHQLLEHVLRDRDLLSLTNNHQNNSSIYSPNSSRSSSPDNNDSYNQVISGTDDKQQKSNKVRRRTTQPQELLYGVAVGSDTTKADDDQNQNHNHPLTRVPSAPGSLKGLVLTRSQYGVGVIGGSPTLTRRDSTSPRPLRRPLHPGGGSMEQVGLTDVSSPPGSPTAYRRFNSREENVFSRLTASRQPLPSDPQPTRGVISQYQGKAQPRAILQCSHVAEGHSKAVLTICATNDRLFSGSKDRTVKVWDLETGLESLTLSGHPNNVVAVKYSVEHRLLFSISAAYVKVWDLRAGNSCIKTLFSSGQAQSGPLALSTPSRTLQLPVGETTINDVALSLDEKELYTATSDKVRIWDLRKLTYTGRLSTAHTAAVMCLAVASDGRVITGSKDHLIALVEPNTSGQSVSLAPPHYDGVQCLATYGSTLFSGSRDMCIKRWDLERMELVQSLNNAHKDWVLGLCTVNHGSVLISGCRGGLLRAWSVPRDQSGECSLLGEVRAHSSAINAVVTNQQHIFTASNDGSLKLWHYYKRDQRQRSNSLRR from the exons gatACGGCCTCAGGTTGCTCGTGAGGTTATAGACATGTGCAGAGTATGTACACAGGTACCGCCGGGAGAGCCGCAGGTTTTTCTTGGCCCGGACAAAGCTTTCACGTATGATCATGTTTTTGATACTGGTGTCGGACAAAATACCATATATGAGGCTTGTGTTGCACGTCTGGTGGACGGTGCTCTAGATGGCTACAACGCTACTGTTCTTGCTTATGGTCAAACTGGCTCTGGAAAAACCTACACCATGGGAACAGGTTTCGATGTCGAAGTAGACGACAGTGTGATCGGCATCATTCCTAGAGCCATTACACAGTTATACAATGGGATATTAGAAAAGCAAGAGCGTGCCAGAGAACGTGGGCAAATGCCACCAGAGTTtaag GTGACGGCACAATTTCTCGAATTATACAACGAAGAACTCAAGGATTTATTAGAGCCAGGTGGTCCAAGGGGAGGAGCTCGTATTCACGAAGACACTACAGGAAGTATTCATTTGACAGGTGTAGAGCCAAGAATTGTGACGAGTCCGGAAGATGCTTTGGAGTGTTTGCGACTTGGAGCTCTCTCTCGCACAACTGGCTCAACGCAAATGAATACACAGTCTTCAAGGTCCCATGCAATATTTACACTGCATGTCAAACAGCAACGTTGTGTAAAAGTTGAAGACCCTGATGCAGACGTTGACACTAGCGGCACCGAACCTGCTAGTGAGTTTGAAACACTAACTGCTAAGTTTCATTTTGTCGACTTGGCAGGGTCAGAAAGACTTAAACGAACTGGAGCTACCGGAGAAAGAGCTAAAGAAGGAATTTCTATCAATTGTGGCTTG TTGGCACTTGGTAATGTAATCTCAGCCCTTGGAGATACAACGAAAAAAGCCCTCCATGTTCCGTATCGAGATTCCAAGCTAACGAGGCTGCTGCAGGACTCGCTGGGTGGAAATAGCCAAACGGTTATGATAGCATGTGTCTCGCCCAGTGATCGTGATTTCATGGAAACACTGAGTACTTTGAAATATGCTAATAGAGCAAGAAACATAAAGAACAAAGTGACAATAAATCAAGACAAAAGTTCGCGAACAATTGCTTCTCTTCGCAGAGAAATACAGCAGCTACAACTTGAATTAATGGAGTACAGGCAGG GCAAGAGAGTGGTCGGTGAGGATGGTGTGAACGATGCTTGGCACGAGAATCAAATGCTGAACAGTGAATTGACCAGTCTTCGTACTAGAGTCAAAGCTCTTTCTGAAACTGTGGAAGCTCTTACAGCCAAGAATGCTCTTCTATTAGCAGAGAAAGCAGCAGGTCATTGGCTAGCATCCGGAGGAAGTGGCAGTGATGATGTGACCAGCTTAGTGCAAGGCTATTTGCAAGAAATAGAAGAACTGCGAGCTCGACTACTCGAAGCAGAGGCGATGTATCAGCAGTTGAAAAAACGACAAGTTCAG GTTAATGCAGCTAATATGTATGGTGAACCCTCCTATGTATTTCATAACGACTCTTCTGCTGTCCTGGCAGAAGCTAAGAAAGAACTTCAGAAAGAAATTAACACGTTGGCAGCATTAAAAGAGCAGCATACACCTAATTCTAACACTTCTGCAAAAGTAGAAGGAGAAGATGGAGAACAGGAGGAAAATGATAACGTTCACGAATTCATGAGCGAAGATGAATCTGATGACGATGCAGATCGAAAag aagaagatgaagaggaGGAAGCTATGGGGCGAGAGTTAGAAGCTCTGACGTCGGACATAGACGTTAAGCAGCGTTTAATTCAAGAATTGGAATTGTCGCAAAGAAGGCTGCAAACAATGAAACAACACTACGAAGACAAATTGAATCAATTGCAAGCACGTATTAAAAATACGACTGAAGAACGAGATAAAGTACTGTCATCTTTACAGCAACACCCTGCTCCGCCAACTgagaaagttaaaaaattacggGATGAGTACGAGCGAAAATTATCGTCAATGCAAAAAGAGATGCGATTACTTCAGTCAGCCAAAAAAGAACATGCCCGATTATTACGCAGTCAATCTCAAAGTGAGAACAGGCTTAGAGGATTGAGAAATGAGTTGGCAGAGATGAAGAGAGCAAAAGTTAAGCTACTGAACAAGATGAGAGAAGAGGCACAGAGGCATAAGGAGAATGAGTTGAGACGCAATAGAGAGATAGCTCAATTGCGTAAAGAAAGTCGTAAAAATGCGAATATGATTAGGAATTTAgaggcagataaaaaaatgaaagaagtaGTATTACGAAGAAAGCAGGAAGAGGTAACGGCACTCAGGAAACGAGATAGAGGTTTGAGTCAGAAGGCAGCTGGTAGGACAGCACAAAAAGAGAAGAGTCCAAAGGCCCTTAAACAAAGGTGGCAAACGTTTGAAAGAACTATTACAAAGCAGGCGTTGGCAAAGCAGGCTGCAGCTGAAACTGAAAGAGAAATGGAAAGGCTTTTACAGGAGCGAGAAGAATTAGGAAGGGATTTGGAAAGGCTTCAAAAACGGAgagctgttgctgctgctgcaaatGGTGACACCGCTGATATAGACGAAGAAATTGATAACGTTAAGAGTAAAATAAGTTACCTACAG GACAGTATAGCTGACTGTCAGCGTGATATGGTGGAAATGGGTGAAGTAGAAGGCGAGAGTGAGCCAGGGGCTGAGGTTCTGCTTGCCACGATCAAGTCAGTTGACGAAGCACGTTATCTATTAGAAAGAATGCTGGCATTTACTGTGGAACAAAGTTGTATGGCCGCACAGAGGCAATCAGAAGTCCGTGATATGGAAACTAGATTGAACCAAGTTTCGCAGGAAAGTGATGTGCAACATCAACTACTTGAACATGTGTTGAGAGATCGAGATTTACTTTCACTCACCAATAACCATCAAAATAATTCTTCTATCTATAGTCCCAATAGTTCAAGAAGTTCTTCGCCAGACAA CAATGACAGCTACAACCAAGTAATTTCTGGAACTGACGATAAACAACAGAAAAGCAACAAAGTTCGACGGAGGACCACACAGCCACAGGAGCTACTTTATGGCGTTGCAGTAGGTTCAGATACGACGAAAGCggatgacgatcaaaatcaaaaccaCAACCATCCACTCACAAGGGTACCCAGCGCTCCTGGCAGTCTAAA GGGTTTGGTATTGACTAGAAGTCAATACGGAGTTGGAGTCATTGGTGGCTCACCAACGTTAACTCGTCGTGATAGTACCTCGCCAAGGCCTCTGCGACGACCCCTCCATCCTGGGGGAGGCTCCAT GGAACAGGTTGGACTGACGGATGTATCATCACCACCTGGATCGCCGACTGCTTATCGTCGATTCAATAGTCGAgaagaaaatgtattttcaagGCTGACTGCCAGTAGGCAGCCATTGCCTTCTGACCCTCAACCTACTAGAGGAGTCATTTCCCAATATCAGGGAAAA GCGCAACCCAGAGCAATTTTGCAATGTAGTCATGTAGCAGAAGGACATAGCAAGGCTGTTCTTACTATTTGTGCTACTAATGATCGTCTTTTTAGCGGTTCCAAAG ATCGTACAGTGAAAGTTTGGGATCTGGAAACTGGGCTGGAAAGTCTCACACTGAGTGGTCATCCAAATAATGTTGTAGCGGTAAAATATTCTGTTGAACATCGCCTGCTTTTTAGTATATCAGCAGCATATGTAAAAGTCTGGGATTTACGAGCTGGAAACTCTTGTATCAAAACGCTGTTTTCATCCGGTCAAGCTCAGAGCGGCCCTTTGGCTCTATCAACACCATCTAGAACCCTTCAACTTCCTGTTGGGGAGACGACAATAAATGACGTGGCTCTAAGTCTTGACGAGAAAGAACTTTATACGGCAACTAGTGATAAAGTTAGAATATGGGACTTGCGCAAGTTAACTTACACTGGAAGACTGAGTACAGCTCACACTGCTGCAGTAATGTGTTTGGCAGTGGCTTCTGATGGCAGAGTAATTACTGGTAGCAAAGACCACCTTATAGCTCTCGTAGAGCCAAATACTTCTGGGCAATCTGTTAGCCTTGCACCGCCTCACTATGATGGTGTACAATGCCTGGCTACATATGGCTCAACCTTATTCTCTG GGTCCCGAGACATGTGTATTAAAAGATGGGATTTAGAAAGAATGGAATTAGTTCAATCGCTCAACAATGCTCACAAAGATTGGGTTCTTGGATTATGTACAGTAAACCATGGCTCGGTTCTAATTTCTGGGTGTCGCGGTGGTTTATTGAGAGCATGGTCAGTTCCTCGAGATCAATCTGGAGAATGCAGCCTTTTGGGAGAGGTTCGGGCTCATAGTTCTGCGATTAATGCAGTTGTCACGAATCAACAACACATATTCACGGCTAGCAA TGATGGCTCCTTGAAACTATGGCACTACTACAAGAGAGATCAACGACAACGAAGCAACTCCTTGAGGCGCTGA